A region from the Rhodamnia argentea isolate NSW1041297 chromosome 7, ASM2092103v1, whole genome shotgun sequence genome encodes:
- the LOC115734624 gene encoding carbon catabolite repressor protein 4 homolog 3 isoform X5, giving the protein MRLSSSAVNFTKFTVVSYNILGDKNALKHRDLYTNIPSLYMKWERRKHVICEELMGWNPDIICLQEVDKYFELSKILERAGYVGSYKRRTGDAVDGCAIFWKANEFWLLEEESINFKELGLRDNVAQLSVFQACKAESKQLLVGNIHVLYNPSRGDVKLGQIRHLSSRAHILSEKWGSIPVLLAGDFNSTPQSAIYKFLSTSKLDIMSYDRRELSGQRSCHPAQVFGEKQDLSNSLFLIDRFLTCGWTDEEIKTAGGKAEGEVVAHPLYLKSSYATIRGSARTRDSNGEPLATSYHSKFFGTVDYIWYSKGLAPTRVLDTPPVDILRRTGGLPCKKVGSDHLALVSEFAFTQASDVGKGTLVATSRMQQLHPGDKAQ; this is encoded by the exons ATGAGATTAAGCAGCAGTGCTGTCAATTTCA CGAAATTTACGGTGGTTTCTTACAACATTCTGGGAGATAAAAATGCTTTGAAGCACAGAGATTTATATACGAATATTCCTTCTCTGTACATGAAATGGGAACGGCGTAAACATGTTATATGTGAAGAGCTGATGGGATGGAATCCGGACATTATCTGTTTGCAG GAGGTGGACAAATATTTCGAGCTCTCGAAAATTCTTGAGAGAGCAGGATATGTTGGTTCTTATAAG AGACGCACTGGAGATGCTGTTGATGGTTGTGCTATATTTTGGAAAGCAAATGA GTTTTGGCTATTAGAAGAAGAGAGCATCAATTTTAAAGAACTCGGTCTTCGTGATAATGTAGCACAGCTTTCCGTCTTTCAG GCGTGCAAAGCGGAGTCAAAGCAACTGCTTGTTGGCAATATTCACGTACTCTATAACCCGAGTAGAGGAGATGTCAAGTTAGGACAA ATTCGTCACCTCTCCTCAAGGGCACATATTCTCTCAGAAAAATGGGGTAGTATTCCTGTTCTGCTTGCTGGTGATTTCAACAGCACTCCACAG AGTGCTATATACAAGTTCTTGTCAACATCCAAG CTGGATATCATGTCATATGACCGAAGGGAATTATCTGGCCAAAGAAGCTGCCATCCTGCTCAAGTTTTTGGTGAAAAGCAGGACTTAAGTAACTCCTTGTTTTTGATAGACAG ATTTTTGACATGTGGCTGGACTGACGAAGAGATCAAAACTGCTGGTGGTAAAGCTGAAGGTGAGGTTGTTGCCCATCCATTGTATCTTAAGAGCTCCTACGCCACAATAAGG GGATCAGCCAGAACAAGGGACTCAAATGGTGAACCGCTCGCAACTTCGTACCACTCAAAATTTTTTGGGACAGTTGACTATATTTG GTACTCAAAGGGTCTTGCACCTACAAGAGTTCTGGACACTCCCCCTGTTGATATTCTTCGGAGAACAGGTGGTTTGCCATGCAAA AAAGTGGGGAGCGATCATCTGGCCCTGGTATCAGAATTCGCCTTTACTCAAGCCAGTGATGTGGGCAAAGGAACACTTGTGGCAACATCTCGGATGCAGCAATTGCACCCTGGAGATAAAGCACAGTGA
- the LOC115734624 gene encoding carbon catabolite repressor protein 4 homolog 3 isoform X4, with protein sequence MGFEAASRPPPSPSWLCSRSPPSARLSPRHLSVTPASSSTCKSTALCCSGDSTKPSSSPSTRSYSRRWYNPLRRGPPEDRPSPEIVRRWIEADQPLASQAKFTVVSYNILGDKNALKHRDLYTNIPSLYMKWERRKHVICEELMGWNPDIICLQEVDKYFELSKILERAGYVGSYKRRTGDAVDGCAIFWKANEFWLLEEESINFKELGLRDNVAQLSVFQACKAESKQLLVGNIHVLYNPSRGDVKLGQIRHLSSRAHILSEKWGSIPVLLAGDFNSTPQSAIYKFLSTSKLDIMSYDRRELSGQRSCHPAQVFGEKQDLSNSLFLIDRFLTCGWTDEEIKTAGGKAEGEVVAHPLYLKSSYATIRGSARTRDSNGEPLATSYHSKFFGTVDYI encoded by the exons ATGGGCTTCGAAGCTGCTTctcgtcctcctccttctccttcgtgGCTCTGCTCGCGGTCGCCTCCATCCGCCAGACTCTCTCCACGTCATCTCTCCGTGACACCTGCGTCCTCGTCCACGTGCAAATCCACCGCTCTCTGCTGCTCCGGCGACTCCACTAAGCCCTCCTCCTCGCCGTCCACTCGCTCCTACAGCCGCCGATGGTACAACCCTCTCAGGCGCGGACCGCCGGAGGACCGGCCGTCGCCGGAGATCGTTCGCCGCTGGATCGAGGCCGATCAGCCGCTCGCTTCTCAAG CGAAATTTACGGTGGTTTCTTACAACATTCTGGGAGATAAAAATGCTTTGAAGCACAGAGATTTATATACGAATATTCCTTCTCTGTACATGAAATGGGAACGGCGTAAACATGTTATATGTGAAGAGCTGATGGGATGGAATCCGGACATTATCTGTTTGCAG GAGGTGGACAAATATTTCGAGCTCTCGAAAATTCTTGAGAGAGCAGGATATGTTGGTTCTTATAAG AGACGCACTGGAGATGCTGTTGATGGTTGTGCTATATTTTGGAAAGCAAATGA GTTTTGGCTATTAGAAGAAGAGAGCATCAATTTTAAAGAACTCGGTCTTCGTGATAATGTAGCACAGCTTTCCGTCTTTCAG GCGTGCAAAGCGGAGTCAAAGCAACTGCTTGTTGGCAATATTCACGTACTCTATAACCCGAGTAGAGGAGATGTCAAGTTAGGACAA ATTCGTCACCTCTCCTCAAGGGCACATATTCTCTCAGAAAAATGGGGTAGTATTCCTGTTCTGCTTGCTGGTGATTTCAACAGCACTCCACAG AGTGCTATATACAAGTTCTTGTCAACATCCAAG CTGGATATCATGTCATATGACCGAAGGGAATTATCTGGCCAAAGAAGCTGCCATCCTGCTCAAGTTTTTGGTGAAAAGCAGGACTTAAGTAACTCCTTGTTTTTGATAGACAG ATTTTTGACATGTGGCTGGACTGACGAAGAGATCAAAACTGCTGGTGGTAAAGCTGAAGGTGAGGTTGTTGCCCATCCATTGTATCTTAAGAGCTCCTACGCCACAATAAGG GGATCAGCCAGAACAAGGGACTCAAATGGTGAACCGCTCGCAACTTCGTACCACTCAAAATTTTTTGGGACAGTTGACTATATTTG A
- the LOC115734624 gene encoding carbon catabolite repressor protein 4 homolog 3 isoform X1 yields MGFEAASRPPPSPSWLCSRSPPSARLSPRHLSVTPASSSTCKSTALCCSGDSTKPSSSPSTRSYSRRWYNPLRRGPPEDRPSPEIVRRWIEADQPLASQAKFTVVSYNILGDKNALKHRDLYTNIPSLYMKWERRKHVICEELMGWNPDIICLQEVDKYFELSKILERAGYVGSYKRRTGDAVDGCAIFWKANEFWLLEEESINFKELGLRDNVAQLSVFQACKAESKQLLVGNIHVLYNPSRGDVKLGQIRHLSSRAHILSEKWGSIPVLLAGDFNSTPQSAIYKFLSTSKLDIMSYDRRELSGQRSCHPAQVFGEKQDLSNSLFLIDRFLTCGWTDEEIKTAGGKAEGEVVAHPLYLKSSYATIRGSARTRDSNGEPLATSYHSKFFGTVDYIWYSKGLAPTRVLDTPPVDILRRTGGLPCKKVGSDHLALVSEFAFTQASDVGKGTLVATSRMQQLHPGDKAQ; encoded by the exons ATGGGCTTCGAAGCTGCTTctcgtcctcctccttctccttcgtgGCTCTGCTCGCGGTCGCCTCCATCCGCCAGACTCTCTCCACGTCATCTCTCCGTGACACCTGCGTCCTCGTCCACGTGCAAATCCACCGCTCTCTGCTGCTCCGGCGACTCCACTAAGCCCTCCTCCTCGCCGTCCACTCGCTCCTACAGCCGCCGATGGTACAACCCTCTCAGGCGCGGACCGCCGGAGGACCGGCCGTCGCCGGAGATCGTTCGCCGCTGGATCGAGGCCGATCAGCCGCTCGCTTCTCAAG CGAAATTTACGGTGGTTTCTTACAACATTCTGGGAGATAAAAATGCTTTGAAGCACAGAGATTTATATACGAATATTCCTTCTCTGTACATGAAATGGGAACGGCGTAAACATGTTATATGTGAAGAGCTGATGGGATGGAATCCGGACATTATCTGTTTGCAG GAGGTGGACAAATATTTCGAGCTCTCGAAAATTCTTGAGAGAGCAGGATATGTTGGTTCTTATAAG AGACGCACTGGAGATGCTGTTGATGGTTGTGCTATATTTTGGAAAGCAAATGA GTTTTGGCTATTAGAAGAAGAGAGCATCAATTTTAAAGAACTCGGTCTTCGTGATAATGTAGCACAGCTTTCCGTCTTTCAG GCGTGCAAAGCGGAGTCAAAGCAACTGCTTGTTGGCAATATTCACGTACTCTATAACCCGAGTAGAGGAGATGTCAAGTTAGGACAA ATTCGTCACCTCTCCTCAAGGGCACATATTCTCTCAGAAAAATGGGGTAGTATTCCTGTTCTGCTTGCTGGTGATTTCAACAGCACTCCACAG AGTGCTATATACAAGTTCTTGTCAACATCCAAG CTGGATATCATGTCATATGACCGAAGGGAATTATCTGGCCAAAGAAGCTGCCATCCTGCTCAAGTTTTTGGTGAAAAGCAGGACTTAAGTAACTCCTTGTTTTTGATAGACAG ATTTTTGACATGTGGCTGGACTGACGAAGAGATCAAAACTGCTGGTGGTAAAGCTGAAGGTGAGGTTGTTGCCCATCCATTGTATCTTAAGAGCTCCTACGCCACAATAAGG GGATCAGCCAGAACAAGGGACTCAAATGGTGAACCGCTCGCAACTTCGTACCACTCAAAATTTTTTGGGACAGTTGACTATATTTG GTACTCAAAGGGTCTTGCACCTACAAGAGTTCTGGACACTCCCCCTGTTGATATTCTTCGGAGAACAGGTGGTTTGCCATGCAAA AAAGTGGGGAGCGATCATCTGGCCCTGGTATCAGAATTCGCCTTTACTCAAGCCAGTGATGTGGGCAAAGGAACACTTGTGGCAACATCTCGGATGCAGCAATTGCACCCTGGAGATAAAGCACAGTGA
- the LOC115734624 gene encoding carbon catabolite repressor protein 4 homolog 3 isoform X2 translates to MGFEAASRPPPSPSWLCSRSPPSARLSPRHLSVTPASSSTCKSTALCCSGDSTKPSSSPSTRSYSRRWYNPLRRGPPEDRPSPEIVRRWIEADQPLASQAKFTVVSYNILGDKNALKHRDLYTNIPSLYMKWERRKHVICEELMGWNPDIICLQEVDKYFELSKILERAGYVGSYKRRTGDAVDGCAIFWKANEFWLLEEESINFKELGLRDNVAQLSVFQACKAESKQLLVGNIHVLYNPSRGDVKLGQIRHLSSRAHILSEKWGSIPVLLAGDFNSTPQSAIYKFLSTSKLDIMSYDRRELSGQRSCHPAQVFGEKQDLSNSLFLIDRFLTCGWTDEEIKTAGGKAEGEVVAHPLYLKSSYATIRGSARTRDSNGEPLATSYHSKFFGTVDYIWYSKGLAPTRVLDTPPVDILRRTGGLPCKVKSGERSSGPGIRIRLYSSQ, encoded by the exons ATGGGCTTCGAAGCTGCTTctcgtcctcctccttctccttcgtgGCTCTGCTCGCGGTCGCCTCCATCCGCCAGACTCTCTCCACGTCATCTCTCCGTGACACCTGCGTCCTCGTCCACGTGCAAATCCACCGCTCTCTGCTGCTCCGGCGACTCCACTAAGCCCTCCTCCTCGCCGTCCACTCGCTCCTACAGCCGCCGATGGTACAACCCTCTCAGGCGCGGACCGCCGGAGGACCGGCCGTCGCCGGAGATCGTTCGCCGCTGGATCGAGGCCGATCAGCCGCTCGCTTCTCAAG CGAAATTTACGGTGGTTTCTTACAACATTCTGGGAGATAAAAATGCTTTGAAGCACAGAGATTTATATACGAATATTCCTTCTCTGTACATGAAATGGGAACGGCGTAAACATGTTATATGTGAAGAGCTGATGGGATGGAATCCGGACATTATCTGTTTGCAG GAGGTGGACAAATATTTCGAGCTCTCGAAAATTCTTGAGAGAGCAGGATATGTTGGTTCTTATAAG AGACGCACTGGAGATGCTGTTGATGGTTGTGCTATATTTTGGAAAGCAAATGA GTTTTGGCTATTAGAAGAAGAGAGCATCAATTTTAAAGAACTCGGTCTTCGTGATAATGTAGCACAGCTTTCCGTCTTTCAG GCGTGCAAAGCGGAGTCAAAGCAACTGCTTGTTGGCAATATTCACGTACTCTATAACCCGAGTAGAGGAGATGTCAAGTTAGGACAA ATTCGTCACCTCTCCTCAAGGGCACATATTCTCTCAGAAAAATGGGGTAGTATTCCTGTTCTGCTTGCTGGTGATTTCAACAGCACTCCACAG AGTGCTATATACAAGTTCTTGTCAACATCCAAG CTGGATATCATGTCATATGACCGAAGGGAATTATCTGGCCAAAGAAGCTGCCATCCTGCTCAAGTTTTTGGTGAAAAGCAGGACTTAAGTAACTCCTTGTTTTTGATAGACAG ATTTTTGACATGTGGCTGGACTGACGAAGAGATCAAAACTGCTGGTGGTAAAGCTGAAGGTGAGGTTGTTGCCCATCCATTGTATCTTAAGAGCTCCTACGCCACAATAAGG GGATCAGCCAGAACAAGGGACTCAAATGGTGAACCGCTCGCAACTTCGTACCACTCAAAATTTTTTGGGACAGTTGACTATATTTG GTACTCAAAGGGTCTTGCACCTACAAGAGTTCTGGACACTCCCCCTGTTGATATTCTTCGGAGAACAGGTGGTTTGCCATGCAAAGTAA AAAGTGGGGAGCGATCATCTGGCCCTGGTATCAGAATTCGCCTTTACTCAAGCCAGTGA
- the LOC115734624 gene encoding carbon catabolite repressor protein 4 homolog 3 isoform X3, translated as MGFEAASRPPPSPSWLCSRSPPSARLSPRHLSVTPASSSTCKSTALCCSGDSTKPSSSPSTRSYSRRWYNPLRRGPPEDRPSPEIVRRWIEADQPLASQAKFTVVSYNILGDKNALKHRDLYTNIPSLYMKWERRKHVICEELMGWNPDIICLQEVDKYFELSKILERAGYVGSYKRRTGDAVDGCAIFWKANEKACKAESKQLLVGNIHVLYNPSRGDVKLGQIRHLSSRAHILSEKWGSIPVLLAGDFNSTPQSAIYKFLSTSKLDIMSYDRRELSGQRSCHPAQVFGEKQDLSNSLFLIDRFLTCGWTDEEIKTAGGKAEGEVVAHPLYLKSSYATIRGSARTRDSNGEPLATSYHSKFFGTVDYIWYSKGLAPTRVLDTPPVDILRRTGGLPCKKVGSDHLALVSEFAFTQASDVGKGTLVATSRMQQLHPGDKAQ; from the exons ATGGGCTTCGAAGCTGCTTctcgtcctcctccttctccttcgtgGCTCTGCTCGCGGTCGCCTCCATCCGCCAGACTCTCTCCACGTCATCTCTCCGTGACACCTGCGTCCTCGTCCACGTGCAAATCCACCGCTCTCTGCTGCTCCGGCGACTCCACTAAGCCCTCCTCCTCGCCGTCCACTCGCTCCTACAGCCGCCGATGGTACAACCCTCTCAGGCGCGGACCGCCGGAGGACCGGCCGTCGCCGGAGATCGTTCGCCGCTGGATCGAGGCCGATCAGCCGCTCGCTTCTCAAG CGAAATTTACGGTGGTTTCTTACAACATTCTGGGAGATAAAAATGCTTTGAAGCACAGAGATTTATATACGAATATTCCTTCTCTGTACATGAAATGGGAACGGCGTAAACATGTTATATGTGAAGAGCTGATGGGATGGAATCCGGACATTATCTGTTTGCAG GAGGTGGACAAATATTTCGAGCTCTCGAAAATTCTTGAGAGAGCAGGATATGTTGGTTCTTATAAG AGACGCACTGGAGATGCTGTTGATGGTTGTGCTATATTTTGGAAAGCAAATGA GAAGGCGTGCAAAGCGGAGTCAAAGCAACTGCTTGTTGGCAATATTCACGTACTCTATAACCCGAGTAGAGGAGATGTCAAGTTAGGACAA ATTCGTCACCTCTCCTCAAGGGCACATATTCTCTCAGAAAAATGGGGTAGTATTCCTGTTCTGCTTGCTGGTGATTTCAACAGCACTCCACAG AGTGCTATATACAAGTTCTTGTCAACATCCAAG CTGGATATCATGTCATATGACCGAAGGGAATTATCTGGCCAAAGAAGCTGCCATCCTGCTCAAGTTTTTGGTGAAAAGCAGGACTTAAGTAACTCCTTGTTTTTGATAGACAG ATTTTTGACATGTGGCTGGACTGACGAAGAGATCAAAACTGCTGGTGGTAAAGCTGAAGGTGAGGTTGTTGCCCATCCATTGTATCTTAAGAGCTCCTACGCCACAATAAGG GGATCAGCCAGAACAAGGGACTCAAATGGTGAACCGCTCGCAACTTCGTACCACTCAAAATTTTTTGGGACAGTTGACTATATTTG GTACTCAAAGGGTCTTGCACCTACAAGAGTTCTGGACACTCCCCCTGTTGATATTCTTCGGAGAACAGGTGGTTTGCCATGCAAA AAAGTGGGGAGCGATCATCTGGCCCTGGTATCAGAATTCGCCTTTACTCAAGCCAGTGATGTGGGCAAAGGAACACTTGTGGCAACATCTCGGATGCAGCAATTGCACCCTGGAGATAAAGCACAGTGA
- the LOC115734901 gene encoding ATP-dependent Clp protease adapter protein CLPS1, chloroplastic, which yields METAICGRVSLSPHHVFNKSGDRHYFNKKCSYRSSLTTMSTTALGKGGGLLERPTIETTPGRESEFDVRKSRKTAPPYRVLLHNDNFNKREYVVQVLMKVIPGMTLDNAVNIMQEAHYNGLSVVIICTQADAEEHCMQLRGNGLLSSIEPDSGGC from the exons ATGGAGACTGCAATCTGCGGTCGAGTTTCTCTTTCCCCACATCACGTTTTCAACAAATCGG GGGATAGACATtactttaataaaaaatgctcTTACAGAAGCAGTTTAACGACAATGTCCACCACTGCATTAGGAAAGGGTGGTGGGTTGTTGGAGAGGCCAACCATAGAGACAACACCTGGTCGGGAGTCTGAATTTGATGTGAG aaaatcaaggaaaacaGCCCCTCCATACCGTGTGCTGTTGCACAATGATAATTTCAACAAGAGGGAGTATGTGGTTCAAGTGCTCATGAAGGTTATCCCTGGCATGACGCTAGACAATGCCGTTAACATCATGCAGGAGGCACATTACAATGGACTCTCGGTCGTGATTATATGTACCCAAGCAGATGCAGAAGAGCACTGCATGCAGCTAAGAGGTAATGGGCTTCTGAGCTCGATTGAGCCAGACAGTGGTGGATGCTGA